One Setaria viridis chromosome 3, Setaria_viridis_v4.0, whole genome shotgun sequence DNA window includes the following coding sequences:
- the LOC117850404 gene encoding caffeoylshikimate esterase produces the protein MSNGGEHWLLAACGIKLATARYGVFGIDYEGHGKSMGARCYIQKFENLVADCDRFFKSICAMEDYRNKSRFLYGESMGGAVALLLHRKDPIFWDGAVLVAPMCKISEKVKPHPVVITLLTQVEEIIPKWKILPTKDVIDSAFKDPVKREKIRKNKLIYQDKPRLKTALELLRTSMDVEDSLSEVL, from the exons ATGTCTAATGGTGGGGAACATTGGTTACTGGCAGCATGTGGGATCAAGCTTGCCACAGCAAGGTATGGTGTGTTTGGGATTGATTATGAGGGCCACGGCAAGTCCATGGGTGCCAGGTGCTACATCCAGAAGTTTGAAAATCTTGTGGCTGACTGCGACAGGTTCTTCAAGTCCATCTGTG CCATGGAGGATTACAGAAACAAAAGCCGATTCTTGTACGGCGAGTCCATGGGAGGAGCCGTGGCTCTACTGCTGCACAGGAAGGATCCGATCTTCTGGGACGGTGCTGTCCTTGTAGCGCCAATGTGCAAG ATATCAGAGAAAGTGAAACCACACCCCGTCGTGATCACCCTCCTGACGCAGGTGGAAGAGATCATCCCGAAGTGGAAGATACTCCCCACCAAAGACGTCATCGACTCTGCGTTCAAGGACCCTGTGAAGCGCGAAAAG ATCAGGAAGAACAAGCTCATCTACCAGGACAAGCCCCGGCTTAAGACAGCACTGGAGCTGCTCAGAACAAGCATGGATGTGGAAGATAGCCTGTCAGAGGTACTATAA
- the LOC117847231 gene encoding peroxidase 12, with amino-acid sequence MASSSSRVAVLLLAISSAALCAVLSSATVTVNEPIVDGLSWSFYDASCPSVEGIVRWHVTEALRRDIGIAAGLIRIFFHDCFPQGCDASVLLSGSNSEQLEIPNVTLRPAALKLIDDIRSALHHACGPKVSCADITTLATRDAVVASGGPYFDVPLGRRDGLAPASSNLVGTLPAPSFDVPTLIEAFKNRSLDTADLVALSGAHTVGLSHCNSFSDRLPPTADDTMDPAFREKLTAKCAKDPNGTVVTQVLDVRTPDAFDNKYYFDLIAKQGLFKSDQGLIDHPATKRMATRFSLNQGAFFDQFARSMVKMSQMDVLTGNKGEIRLNCAVRNARASGLQTAADEGLAADA; translated from the exons ATGGCCAGCTCCAGCAGCAGAGTGGCCGTCCTCCTCCTTGCCATCTCATCTGCAGCCCTGTGCGCCGTCCTTTCGTCGGCCACCGTGACCGTGAACGAGCCCATCGTGGACGGCCTCTCGTGGAGCTTCTACGACGCGTCGTGCCCCTCGGTGGAGGGCATCGTGCGGTGGCACGTCACGGAGGCGCTCCGGCGCGACATCGGCATCGCCGCCGGACTCATCCGCAtcttcttccacgactgcttcccGCAG GGTTGCGACGCTTCCGTGCTCCTGTCGGGTTCCAACAGCGAGCAGCTTGAGATCCCCAACGTGACGCTGCGCCCCGCGGCGCTGAAGCTCATCGACGACATCCGCTCCGCCCTCCACCACGCGTGCGGCCCCAAGGTGTCGTGCGCCGACATCACCACGCTCGCCACCAGGGACGCCGTCGTCGCGTCCGGAGGTCCCTACTTCGACGTCCCCCTCGGGCGCCGCGACGGCCTCGCGCCGGCGTCGAGCAACCTCGTCGGAACCCTGCCGGCCCCCTCCTTCGACGTGCCGACGCTGATCGAGGCGTTCAAGAACCGCAGCCTGGACACGGCGGACCTGGTGGCGCTGTCCGGCGCACACACCGTGGGGCTCAGCCACTGCAACTCCTTCAGCGACCGGCTGCCGCCCACCGCCGACGACACCATGGACCCGGCCTTCAGGGAGAAGCTGACGGCCAAGTGCGCCAAGGACCCCAACGGGACGGTGGTGACGCAGGTGCTGGACGTGCGGACGCCCGACGCCTTCGACAACAAGTACTACTTCGACCTGATCGCGAAGCAGGGGCTCTTCAAGTCGGACCAGGGCCTCATCGACCACCCGGCCACCAAGCGCATGGCCACCCGCTTCTCCCTCAACCAGGGCGCCTTCTTCGACCAGTTCGCAAGGTCCATGGTGAAGATGAGCCAGATGGACGTGCTCACCGGCAACAAGGGAGAGATCCGCCTCAACTGCGCCGTGCGCAACGCCAGGGCATCAGGACTCCAGACCGCCGCCGACGAGGGGCTCGCCGCGGACGCCTGA